In Reichenbachiella agarivorans, one genomic interval encodes:
- a CDS encoding DUF6686 family protein translates to MSKCKAVALVEGANYCISRCTGCGRFGIYYKNVLIGFSQRDFMNFSKRYCEIEFHDHVMLFPDMVERVLIKTPHPEIQLNLDYHEFEELGDILQQCGLILEARALV, encoded by the coding sequence ATGAGTAAATGCAAAGCCGTAGCACTAGTAGAAGGAGCCAACTATTGCATCAGTCGCTGTACGGGCTGTGGTAGATTTGGCATCTATTACAAAAACGTCCTCATTGGATTCAGTCAGCGAGATTTCATGAATTTTAGCAAGCGCTATTGTGAGATAGAGTTCCATGATCACGTGATGCTCTTTCCAGACATGGTGGAGCGGGTTCTGATCAAAACGCCTCACCCTGAGATCCAGCTCAATCTCGATTATCATGAGTTTGAGGAGCTCGGGGATATCCTACAGCAGTGTGGATTGATCCTGGAGGCGAGGGCATTGGTATAG
- a CDS encoding OsmC family protein — protein sequence MAISSTLVYKTDKEFEATNQAGNTVKMDMYPQDEKQNQSPMDLVLSALAGCAAVDIVSMIKKRRKTFVDLKVESVGERAEGHPAKFTKIHKKFIITSPDLTDKEAERIIDLAVESYCSVASSLSPEIDMTHSFEILKG from the coding sequence ATGGCAATATCCTCAACGCTCGTTTACAAGACAGACAAAGAATTTGAAGCAACCAACCAGGCAGGCAATACCGTCAAGATGGACATGTATCCTCAGGACGAAAAGCAGAATCAGTCTCCGATGGATTTGGTGTTGTCAGCATTGGCGGGATGTGCTGCCGTGGATATTGTGTCGATGATCAAAAAGCGCAGAAAGACCTTCGTCGATCTCAAAGTAGAGTCAGTGGGCGAGCGTGCCGAAGGCCACCCAGCCAAGTTCACCAAGATCCACAAAAAATTCATCATCACCTCACCAGACCTCACCGACAAAGAAGCCGAGCGCATCATCGACCTAGCCGTCGAGAGTTACTGTAGTGTTGCATCGTCTCTCTCTCCTGAGATAGACATGACCCATAGTTTCGAGATTTTGAAGGGGTAA
- a CDS encoding porin, giving the protein MNKLQRIFSTIMMCTVCYIPTHLIAQDSEEQTSPLSISAFVDTYYSYDFDRPTQGYRQSFFYNHNRHNEFNINLALIRMAMETDRYHAVVTLQAGTYPQDNYSAEQDLLQHLHEAYAGVALTQSGNLWLDAGVFASNLGFESAMSIDNYTLTRCLISEESPYYLSGAKLTYTPSDKWSFLVLASNGWQHIQRIPGNSLVSMGSQIQFMPNDNILLNWSTFIGTDDPDTTRRMRYFNDFFGTFKLSDKLNLIAGVDVGWQQTAIGSDSYDSWVAPVVIAHYQIDDQWGTALRGEYFNDSHEVAVPTGTGLGFKTTSVSWNLDYQPDPKVMCRVEGRYFSSPDDIFNNGEEFSNSNFFITASLAVKIGKQL; this is encoded by the coding sequence ATGAACAAGCTCCAAAGAATATTCAGTACAATCATGATGTGTACTGTCTGCTATATTCCGACCCATCTTATAGCACAAGACAGTGAAGAACAAACTTCTCCATTGAGCATCAGTGCCTTTGTAGATACCTATTATAGCTATGATTTTGATAGACCGACGCAGGGTTATCGCCAGTCGTTCTTCTACAACCACAACAGACACAATGAGTTCAACATCAACCTGGCACTGATCCGCATGGCCATGGAGACAGATCGCTACCATGCCGTGGTGACACTCCAAGCAGGTACCTATCCGCAAGACAACTACAGTGCAGAGCAAGATTTGCTCCAGCATCTGCATGAAGCCTATGCGGGCGTGGCACTCACTCAATCTGGCAATCTATGGCTGGATGCCGGGGTGTTTGCCTCCAATCTGGGATTCGAAAGTGCCATGTCAATTGACAACTATACCTTGACACGCTGTCTGATATCGGAGGAGTCTCCCTACTACCTTTCAGGTGCCAAGTTGACCTACACGCCATCCGACAAATGGTCATTTCTAGTATTGGCTTCCAACGGTTGGCAACACATCCAGCGCATCCCGGGCAACAGTCTGGTGTCGATGGGATCGCAAATTCAATTTATGCCCAACGACAACATCCTGCTCAACTGGAGCACCTTCATCGGTACAGATGACCCTGATACTACTCGTCGCATGCGCTACTTCAACGACTTCTTCGGTACTTTCAAACTCTCCGACAAACTCAACCTAATCGCTGGAGTCGATGTGGGTTGGCAACAAACCGCCATAGGCAGCGATAGCTATGACAGTTGGGTTGCTCCTGTGGTGATTGCCCACTACCAGATCGATGACCAATGGGGTACGGCACTACGAGGAGAATACTTCAACGACAGTCATGAGGTGGCAGTGCCGACGGGCACAGGTTTAGGATTCAAAACAACCAGTGTCTCTTGGAATCTCGACTACCAGCCAGACCCAAAAGTCATGTGCAGAGTAGAAGGCCGCTACTTCAGCAGCCCCGACGATATCTTCAACAACGGCGAAGAATTCTCCAACAGCAATTTTTTCATCACCGCCTCGCTGGCAGTTAAAATAGGTAAACAGCTGTAG
- a CDS encoding RipA family octameric membrane protein → MKPEDLNRAWTHRQILELNFNNRLNFFLLFQSILLAATVNGIGQGNDHIILLAFCIFGGLITLIWWLIQSKEHHMLDTVKNYLRDNDESYCERRKLYTNYLSKISVNQLLSKVIPPMLTLVWMLLIVYLIWT, encoded by the coding sequence ATGAAACCAGAAGACCTCAATCGGGCATGGACGCACCGTCAAATTCTCGAACTCAACTTCAACAATCGCCTCAATTTTTTCCTGTTGTTCCAATCGATACTTTTGGCAGCTACAGTCAACGGGATCGGTCAGGGCAATGACCACATCATCTTGCTAGCCTTCTGCATCTTTGGAGGACTCATTACCCTCATTTGGTGGTTGATTCAATCCAAAGAACACCACATGCTAGACACAGTCAAAAACTACCTGAGAGACAATGACGAGAGCTATTGCGAACGCAGAAAACTCTATACCAACTATCTATCCAAGATTTCGGTCAATCAACTACTCAGCAAAGTCATCCCTCCCATGCTGACCTTGGTTTGGATGCTGTTGATCGTGTACTTGATTTGGACTTAA
- a CDS encoding outer membrane beta-barrel protein yields MKKISFLIAILFCSIHSFAQVETSQVFGRLVDKTDGSMIIGATVQLYNIKDSTRSRYAVTDVEGIFLIPKAEHAFYKLNIKSLGYKPYSRTVRINEAEMNFGNILLEQDQQVLDGIEIQGAVVAMEQKGDTVQYNADAYKVNPDASTADLVKKMPGIVIDATGVTSNGETVEQVLLDGKRFFGQDPLLSLNTIPAEIVKKVEVFDQKSEKSQFTGFDDGNTVKTMNVVTKEGKKNGQFGKAYAGYGTDDHYKAGVNVNSFKGDQRLTVIGMSNDINQQNFSSEDLAGIEGSGGGFRRGNNNNLMTGTQNGITQTNSVGLNFTDDWGKKVKFEGSYFYNQTANSQDEVTGRETFLGDSTQYYDQTQDSNTDNLNHRFNSRINYDINDNNKVVIIPKVSFQNNKSLKYTNGLTTDEAGATVNQTENNYKSENNAYNIDNYMSYMHKFEKIGRTASVELRTQYKDTDRENYYEDFTLDSVTQYLTHEIDYTIGSTLGYTEPIGNNGQLSATYELSYNDRSSDKDTYILNPDTGGKIFNSTLSNHFNSAYTTHQTEIAFANRGMGTFYRFGLAYQYATLNNQQELPQEGQYSNGFNSILPFAMGRLEFKGGADLFIRYSTNTSTPSVNQLQNVIDNSNPLFISTGNPELKQSYTHSLIMRLRKANTDKNRSLSNFTRVETTLNYMTNGISFTEKDSVYAGGIVVQKGAQVSAPINLNGYWNVNNNTTYSVLVSKIKSNLNTSVGLNYSRKPGMTNDILNIANTYSGNLNLALASNFSEKIDFNIYYDVSANQVINTIQSNSNSNYITQTTGAKINWIFGDGFVFRNDIYYQKYQGVNDSFDTDYVLWNMSVAKKFLKNDQAEVELSVFDLLGQNQSFSQSINPGYIEEVRTQVLQQYFMLTLSYQLRRFKTSN; encoded by the coding sequence ATGAAGAAAATCTCATTTCTAATCGCGATTCTGTTTTGCAGTATTCACTCCTTTGCGCAAGTAGAAACCAGCCAAGTATTTGGTCGATTGGTAGACAAAACAGATGGTTCCATGATCATCGGTGCTACCGTGCAGCTCTACAATATCAAGGATTCTACCAGATCTAGGTATGCCGTCACCGATGTGGAAGGCATATTTTTGATCCCCAAGGCAGAACATGCCTTCTACAAACTCAATATCAAGAGTCTGGGATACAAGCCCTACTCAAGAACAGTCAGAATCAACGAAGCGGAAATGAATTTTGGGAACATCCTGCTCGAACAAGACCAACAGGTGCTAGACGGGATAGAAATCCAGGGTGCAGTAGTCGCCATGGAGCAAAAAGGTGATACTGTCCAGTACAATGCCGATGCCTACAAAGTAAATCCTGATGCCAGTACGGCGGATTTGGTCAAAAAAATGCCTGGTATCGTGATAGATGCGACAGGTGTGACCTCCAACGGAGAAACCGTCGAGCAAGTCCTTTTGGATGGAAAAAGATTCTTTGGACAGGACCCTCTGCTTTCTCTCAATACAATCCCTGCCGAAATAGTAAAAAAGGTGGAAGTTTTTGATCAGAAAAGTGAAAAGTCTCAGTTTACTGGGTTCGATGATGGCAATACAGTCAAGACCATGAACGTCGTGACCAAGGAAGGAAAGAAAAACGGACAGTTTGGCAAAGCATACGCAGGCTATGGTACCGATGATCACTACAAAGCAGGTGTCAATGTCAACTCCTTCAAAGGTGACCAAAGATTGACCGTCATAGGCATGTCCAACGACATCAACCAACAGAATTTCAGTTCTGAAGACTTGGCAGGCATAGAAGGAAGTGGTGGAGGTTTCCGACGTGGAAACAACAACAACCTCATGACAGGGACGCAAAATGGTATCACTCAAACCAATTCTGTTGGGCTCAATTTCACGGATGATTGGGGAAAGAAAGTGAAATTTGAAGGCAGTTATTTCTACAACCAAACCGCCAATAGTCAGGATGAAGTGACTGGACGAGAGACTTTCCTAGGAGACAGCACCCAGTACTATGACCAGACACAAGACTCTAATACCGACAACCTGAATCACCGATTCAACAGTCGGATCAATTATGACATCAATGACAACAACAAGGTAGTCATCATCCCCAAAGTGAGTTTTCAAAACAACAAAAGTCTCAAGTACACCAATGGTCTGACTACCGATGAGGCTGGTGCTACTGTCAACCAAACGGAGAACAACTACAAGAGTGAAAACAATGCCTACAACATCGACAACTATATGAGCTACATGCACAAGTTTGAAAAGATAGGCAGAACCGCGTCAGTCGAATTGCGAACTCAATACAAAGATACAGATCGAGAAAACTACTACGAAGATTTTACCCTCGACTCAGTGACTCAATACCTCACCCATGAGATTGATTACACTATCGGGAGTACACTTGGCTATACTGAACCTATCGGGAACAATGGTCAATTGTCAGCTACCTACGAGCTCAGTTACAATGACAGATCATCTGACAAGGATACTTACATTTTGAATCCTGATACGGGAGGAAAAATCTTTAACAGTACCCTATCCAATCATTTCAACAGTGCATACACAACGCACCAAACTGAGATAGCATTTGCCAACCGAGGTATGGGTACTTTCTATAGGTTTGGGTTAGCCTATCAATATGCCACACTCAACAACCAACAGGAACTGCCACAAGAAGGACAATATTCAAATGGATTCAACAGCATCCTACCTTTTGCTATGGGTAGATTAGAATTCAAAGGTGGAGCAGATTTATTCATCCGATACAGCACCAATACCTCCACCCCATCTGTCAACCAACTACAAAACGTAATTGACAACAGCAACCCGCTGTTTATCTCCACAGGTAACCCTGAGCTGAAACAAAGCTATACTCACTCGCTGATCATGAGATTGAGAAAAGCCAATACAGACAAGAATCGTTCACTATCTAATTTTACACGCGTAGAAACGACCCTCAACTACATGACCAATGGTATTTCCTTTACAGAAAAGGATTCGGTCTATGCAGGAGGAATCGTGGTACAAAAAGGTGCGCAGGTTTCAGCACCTATCAACCTAAACGGCTATTGGAATGTCAACAACAACACAACATACAGCGTGCTGGTTTCTAAAATCAAGTCCAACCTGAACACCAGCGTAGGGCTGAACTACAGTAGAAAACCAGGTATGACCAATGACATCCTCAACATCGCCAATACCTACAGTGGCAATTTGAATCTGGCTTTGGCGAGCAATTTTAGTGAGAAGATAGATTTCAACATCTATTATGATGTAAGTGCCAATCAGGTGATCAATACGATCCAATCCAACTCCAACAGCAACTACATCACCCAAACGACAGGTGCCAAAATCAACTGGATATTTGGAGATGGATTCGTGTTTAGGAATGACATCTATTACCAAAAATACCAAGGTGTCAATGATTCATTTGACACAGACTACGTCCTCTGGAATATGAGTGTGGCGAAAAAATTCTTGAAGAATGACCAAGCCGAGGTAGAACTCTCCGTCTTTGACCTGCTGGGACAAAACCAGAGCTTTTCTCAGTCTATCAACCCAGGATACATCGAGGAAGTAAGAACTCAGGTACTCCAGCAGTATTTTATGCTGACGCTGTCCTATCAACTTCGTCGATTCAAAACTTCCAATTGA
- a CDS encoding tetratricopeptide repeat protein has translation MKLNITLWVVILMTYSTYAQDCTDAQDCFLKAVNLGNTTEAIAHFYRAEALMSDDSDKKLLYDILSGRGNVYYALKDYTKALQNFNKLIQLRPEDKQVLSVGYSNRGNVMSANDNIEGAIASYTKAIEVFPPNIGNLHNRANAYMKLGKRDECLVDLKRMADLGSGAAIYYLQTEFNLDYSEQQKAALAKDSQWQEIQAKQQEAEKFLKEEKYQEANDLYIVVGDLYRARNDNEHKFEAWTNVAHVKNLKKDHIGAITFASMVINSSPSGWAYTELALANYYQYGMSAGLNVCEQGLKQFPKSSQLINFYTYLCRTAAGQAYTAKRYEESYGFYYTAYEYNTQDATSVKFAGHSAYSAGYYSNALDCYRKAVAVDPSLSTELKQYIDYCRSMSN, from the coding sequence ATGAAACTTAATATAACTCTTTGGGTTGTCATATTGATGACCTATTCCACCTACGCACAAGACTGTACAGATGCCCAAGATTGTTTTCTCAAAGCCGTCAATTTGGGTAATACAACTGAAGCAATTGCGCATTTCTATAGAGCAGAGGCGTTGATGTCCGATGATTCGGACAAAAAACTCTTGTATGATATCTTGTCAGGTAGAGGCAATGTCTACTATGCGTTGAAAGACTATACCAAGGCACTCCAAAACTTCAATAAGCTGATTCAACTGAGACCAGAAGATAAGCAAGTACTGTCAGTTGGCTACTCCAACCGTGGCAATGTGATGAGCGCCAATGACAACATCGAGGGTGCGATTGCTTCTTACACCAAAGCGATAGAAGTTTTTCCTCCTAACATTGGCAATTTGCATAACAGAGCAAATGCTTACATGAAACTAGGGAAACGAGATGAGTGTCTGGTCGATTTGAAACGCATGGCAGATTTGGGCTCAGGAGCAGCCATTTACTATTTACAGACGGAGTTTAACCTGGATTACAGCGAGCAGCAGAAGGCAGCACTAGCCAAGGACAGCCAATGGCAAGAGATTCAGGCCAAGCAGCAAGAAGCTGAAAAATTTCTCAAAGAAGAAAAATACCAAGAAGCCAATGATTTGTACATCGTCGTTGGGGATTTATACAGAGCGCGTAATGACAATGAACATAAGTTTGAAGCTTGGACCAATGTAGCACATGTCAAAAACCTAAAAAAGGATCACATTGGAGCGATTACTTTTGCCTCGATGGTAATCAATAGTTCTCCTTCTGGATGGGCATATACCGAACTGGCTCTGGCCAACTACTACCAATATGGAATGTCTGCAGGTCTCAACGTATGTGAGCAAGGGCTCAAACAATTTCCTAAAAGCAGTCAGCTGATCAATTTCTATACTTACCTCTGTAGGACTGCAGCGGGGCAGGCCTATACTGCCAAAAGGTATGAAGAGTCTTATGGATTTTATTACACAGCCTATGAGTACAATACCCAAGACGCAACCTCCGTAAAATTCGCAGGGCATTCGGCGTACAGTGCGGGCTATTATAGCAATGCACTGGATTGCTATCGCAAAGCTGTAGCGGTAGATCCTTCCTTAAGCACAGAATTGAAGCAATACATTGACTATTGTAGATCTATGTCCAATTAA